The region CGCCGGCACCGGTGACACCCGCTTCTGCCAACGCCGCGTACCTGAAGAACCCGGCGCCGGAGTATCCGTCGCTGGCCCAGCGTCGCGGTTGGGAAGGCACGGTGTTGTTGCGGGTGCACGTGTTGGCCAGCGGTAAGCCGGGCGAGATCCAGATCCAGAAAAGCAGCGGTCGCCAACCACTCGACGACGCCGCCCTGACGGCGGTGAAGCGTTGGAGCTTCGTACCGGCCAAGCAAGGCGATGTGGCTCAAGACGGCTGGGTCAGCGTGCCGATCGATTTCAAGATTCACTAACTATTCGGCTGCGGTGTGTTGGACACGTCGCGACCTGCACAGAGGGAAAACATCATGGCATTGGCATCTCCCGTTGAATCCATCGAAAGCGCGGTGATCTGGCTGCTGGTGGCCTTTTCGGTCGCCACCTGGGGCTTTGCCCTGCTCAAGGGCGTGCAGTTCGGTCGCCTCAAGGCGCAGGATCGCAAATTCCATAATCAGTTCTGGGCGGCGTCGAGTCTCGACTCTGCCGCTGAACTGGCCGAAACCCAACCCGGCGCCGCGGCCCGTGTGGCCCAGGCCGGTTATGCCGCGATCCAGGTCGGTGACGCGCCACACGCTGCGGACTTGAGCCAGGCCATCAACCACCAGGATCGTCTCGAGCGTGCTCTGCGCCAGCAAATCGTACGGGAGCGTCGCTCCCTGGAAACCGGCCTGGCCGTGGTCGCGAGTATCGGCAGCACCTCGCCGTTTATCGGTCTGTTCGGCACTGTGTGGGGGATCATGGAAGCGCTGAAGGGGATCAGCGCCGCCGGTTCCGCCAGCCTGGAAACTGTGGCCGGCCCGATTGGTGCGGCGCTGGTTGCCACCGGCGTCGGTATCGCCGTCGCCGTGCCGGCAGTGTTGGTCTACAACTACTTCCTGCGCCGCCTGAAGCTGACGGCAGCCGACCTGGATGACTTTGCCCACGACTTTTACAGCCTGGCGCAGAAGAACTCCTTCCGCGTGCTGCTGCACCCTGCGCTGACCAAAAGCGCGGCTGGTAACCCGCAAAAAGTGAAGGAGGCGTCCTGAGATGGCCTTCTCCACGCAAGACAGTGATGAGGTGCTGAGCGAAATCAACGTAACGCCGCTCGTGGACGTGATGCTGGTGCTGCTGGTGGTGTTTATCGTCACTGCGCCGCTGCTGACCAATGCGATTCCGATCAACCTGCCCAAGACCCAGGCCGTGGCCCCGGTGGAGCAGAAAGACCCGCTGGTGGTGAGCATCGACGGCGCCGGCAAACTGTTTATCAACAAGGACGAAATCCAGCCGGACCTGCTGGAATTCAACCTGCAGGCGGCCAAGGTCAAGGACCCCGATGTGCGGGTGCAACTGCAGGCGGACGATGGCGTGAACTATGGCGAAGTGGCGCGAGCCATGGCGTCTATCGAGCGCGCGGGGATTACCAAGCTGTCGGTGATTACCGCCCGTTAGTTTCAAAAGTCTCGACAATTTTTGGGCCGTCTCCTTGGCAGGGTGCGGCCTTTTTTTTGCCTGGGATTTACCCAACACCGAAAGTCTCACTGAGTAACCCGATCAATGTGAGAGCTGGCAAGCCAGCTCCCACATTTCGATCCTTTTTGAATTTGATATTTTGGTTATTAATAAATAGCTTCTTATTCCTTAACGAATATAAACCGCGTCCCTATACTGGTCAGCAACGTTAAACGCTGCAGGAGGGCACACCCATGCACAGCGAGTCGATTCGTTATCTGATCGTGCCGGGCTGGCAAGGATCGCCAGAAGATCATTGGCAAAGTCATTGGCAAAACAGCCTGCCCAACAGTGCGCGTGTGGAGCAGGCCGATTGGCTGACGCCGCGTCGCGAAGACTGGGTGGCCGCGCTGGCCGAGGCCATCGCCGCCGACAGCACCCCCGTAATCCTGATCGCCCATAGCCTGGGGTGCATCACCGTCGCCCATTGGGCGGCCACTGCGCCGGTGCATTTTTTGCGTCAGGTGCGTGGCGCCTTGCTGGTGGCCCCGGCGGATGTCGAACGTCCGGCCTGTTCACCGGCCTTGCGCAACTTCGCGCCGATCCCGACCGACCTGCTGCCGTTTCCCAGCCAGGTGGTCGGTTCCGACAACGACAGTGCCGTCAGCGCCCCCAGGGCTCTGGAGCTGGCACGTCACTGGGGCGCCGAAGCCGGCATTCTGTCAGGTGCCGGGCATATCAATGTGAAGTCCGGCCACCAGCGTTGGGAGCAGGGTTTCGCCTATTTGTATCGCCTCCAGAGCCGCCTCGAGCATCACGCCCGGCGCACTGCCTGATCTTTTTTCAACGCCCCGTCCCTGAGTGGATTTGGGGCGGGAGCCTGCCATGAGTCATGAAACCTTCGGCCAGCCACTGCTGACCTTCCCCGACGCCGAAAAGAGCCCGCTGAGCATTCGCGCCAAGGCATTGGTGTTCGTCGACCCCCGTTCGCGGCAACTGCGCGAAGAGTTGGAAAGCCTCGCGCCGCGTGCCTTGCCCGTACTGATTCGTGGCGAGACCGGTAGCGGTAAAGAGCTGTTGGCGCGGCATATCCACCGGGGCAGCGACCGCGCCGGGCTGTTTGTTTCGGTCAATTGCGGCGCGATCAGCCCTACCTATGCCGACGCCGAACTGTTCGGCTATGCCGCCGGCAGCCACAGCGGCGCGGCCAGCAGTCGGGCGGGGTGGTTTGGTTCGGCCAACGGCGGCACCTTGTATCTGGACGAGATCGGCGACTTACCGCTGCCGATCCAGGTGAAATTGCTCGCTGCCCTGGAGAACCATGAGGTCACCCGTGTCGGCGCCCACCAGCCCAGCCCGGTGGATGTGCGGCTGGTCGCAGCTACCAGCATCGACCTGGCCCAGGCCGTGGCCGCCGGGAAATTTCATGAGCGTTTGTTCCACTACTTGAGCGAGGGCCAACTCGACCTGCCGGCTTTGCGCGAGCGTGTTGGCGACATTCTGTCCTTGGCCGAATACTTCCTCGGCATCTACAGCCAGCGCCTTGACCTGCCGGTGCCGCTGATCAGCGACGCCGCCCAACGCGTGCTGGAACACCACAGTTGGCCGGGCAACACCCGCGAGCTGGAAAACGTTATTCACTTCGCGCTGCTGGTGAGCAGTGGCGATGAAATTTTGCCCGAGCATCTGAATTTGCCGGTGGCGGGCTCTCCGTTGGACCAGTTGCAACGAATTTTCGCCAGCGCCAGCCCCGCTGAGCAACAAACCTTGCTCAAATTCCTACATGAACAAAATGGAATATCAACGTGAATAAAAGATATTGTTCGGGAATAAAAAATCTAGGTATTGTCCATCCCACGCCGCGATAGCACTTCGCTGGCACACCACAAAAAAACGGTCGTCAGAGACGCCCCGGAATTTCGATAAGGACACTGCATGAAAAAGGTTCTGTTGTTTACCGCACTGGCGGCTGCCCTGACTGCAAGCTTCGCCCAGGCCAACGAGAAACTGGTCGTTGCCGCCACCCCGATCCCGCACGCCGAGATCCTTGAGCTGGTCAAGCCGACCCTGGCCAAAGAAGGCGTGGACCTGGAGATCAAGGTTTTCACTGACTATGTACAACCCAATACACAGGTTGCCGAGAAGCGCCTGGACGCCAACTACTTCCAGACCCTGCCGTACCTGGAAAACTTCAACAAGGGCAAGGGCACCAACCTGGTCACTGTGATCGGCGTGCACGTTGAACCCATCGGCGGTTACTCGAAGAAGATCAAGAATATTTCCGAGCTTAAAGACGGCGCTACCGTGGCCATCCCGAACGAAGGCTCCAACAGTGGTCGCGCCCTGCTGCTGCTGCAAAAGAACGGTCTGATTACGCTGAAAGACCCGACCAATGCACTGTCCACGCCTAAAGACATCGCTTCGAACCCAAAACACCTGAAATTCAAAGAGCTGGAATCGGCCCTGCTGCCACGCGTGCTGGACCAGGTTGACCTGGACGTGATCAACACCAACTACGCCCTGGAAGCTGGCCTGAACCCGGCGAAAGACGCGCTGATCATCGAAGATGCCAAGTCGCCTTACGTGAACTTCCTGGTCGCACGTCCAGACAACAAGGACAGCGACGCTATCCAGAAACTGGCCAAGGCGCTGACCAGCCCGGAAGTCAAAGCCTTCATCGAGAAGAAGTACAACGGCGCGGTAGTGCCTGCGTTCTGATGTAAACAAAACCCCCTTCAAGGTTTGAACGCCGACGGCTTCTACAGCGTCGGCGTTTTTTTATTGGCCTGGAAATACGGGCAAGAACTGTGGGAGCTGGCTTGCCTGCGATAGCGGTCTGTCAGTTACAGATGCTCTGTCTGATACACCGCATTCGCGAGCAAGCCCGCTCCCACATTGGACCTTCAGCGTTTCAGAGCACGCGGCTATTGATCGCCCTGCGCAACGCCACCAACCACTTCACCAGCTCCTGCGGATCCATCGGTTTCACTTCGTTCATTGCTCATTCCCTCGAAAAAACAGCCTTCCCTCGACCCGAAGACCATAGCCTCCACCGGCCAAACCCGCGAATCCGGCGGTTATCTTTTTGGGTGATATCAATATGCTATTTAGGTATTTAAATTTTGCTTTTTATACCTTTAAAGTTCGCGCTACCCGACGTTACCCACGCCGGAACGGACTGCGCTCGCTGCATTACCCTTGCGGCGTCATGGACTCACAATGACTTTCGATTTCGCTTTTATCCTCAGCACCTTGCCGGCGTTTCTCAACGCCGTAGGGGTGACGCTGCAAGTGGGCTTGATCGCCATTGCCACCTCCTTGCTGGTGGCGCTGATCAACGCCGCGCTGCTGGTGTTTCGCACGCCTTACCTGTCACGCCTGGTGGCGTTGTATGTGGAGTTGGCGCGTAACACGCCGCTGCTCATCCAACTGTTTTTCGTGTACTTCGCCTTGCCCGCCCTGGGTTTCAATATTTCCGGGTTCTGGGCAGCCATCATCACCATGACCTTCCTCGGCGGCGCCTACCTCACCGAAGTGCTGCGCGCCGGTGTGGAAGCCGTGCCGCTGGCGCAGATCGAGTCGGGCAAATCCATCGGCCTGTCCGACTGGCAATTGCTGCGCCATGTGATCCTGCCCCAGGCCGGCATTCTCAGCCTGCCGGCGCTGTTCGCCAATTTCATCTTCCTGCTCAAGGAGACCACCGTGGTGTCTGCCGTGGCGGTGCCGGAGATTCTCTACACCACCAAGAGTTACATCGCGCTCTACTACAAGACCTACGAAATGCTCGCCGTGCTGACGCTGATTTGCGTGCTGTTGTTCTTGCCGCTGTCGCTGCTGCTCAGCCGCCTGGAAAGGAGGCTCCAGCATGGCCAGTTCGGGTCTTGAGCTGTTGTGGGTGTCGTTGCCGCAATTGGGCAAGGGCGCTGCGCAAACCCTGTCGATTTCTTTTTTGAGCATCGTTTTCAGCACTGTCGGTGGCGTGCTGTACGGCGTGTTACGCACGCTGAATAACCAGCTGATCAACCTCGTGCTGCGGGTTTACCTGGAACTGTTCCGGGCGATTCCGGTGCTGGTGTGGTTGTACCTGTTGTTTTTCGGCCTGCCGATTTTCTTCGGCCTGAGCATCCCGAGCTTCTGGTGCGCGGTGCTGGTGCTGTCGCTATGGGGCGCCAGCGAGGTCGGCGAAGTGGTGCGCGGCGCGTTGCATTCGCTGCCGCGTGGCCAGCGTGAAGCCGGCTTGTCGATTGGGTTGTCCGACCCGCAGTTATACGGCTATGTCCTGTTGCCCCAGGCCCTCAAGCGCATGACGCCGCCGACCATCAACGTCTACACGCGGATCATCAAGACCAGTTCCCTGGCCGTGCTGATCGGTGTGGTGGATGTGATCAAGGTCGGTCAGCAAATCATCGAGCGCACCTATGAGTCGGTACTGATCTACGGCGTGCTGTTCCTGTTTTTCTTCTTTATCTGCTACCCGTTGTCGGCCGCCTCCAAGGTGCTGGAACGGCGCTGGGCCCAAGCATGAGCGCATTGATCGAGTTCCAGGGTTTCAACAAATTCTTCGGTGAGCAGCAGGTGCTCAAAGGCATCGACTTGAGGGTACAAAGCGGCGAAGTAGTGGTGATCCTCGGTCCCAGCGGCTGCGGTAAAAGCACTTTGTTGCGCTGCCTTAACGGCCTTGAAGTGGCGCACAGCGGCAGCCTGCGCTTTGCCGGCAAGGAGCTGTTGGACAAACACACGGACTGGCGCCAAGTGCGCCAGGACGTAGGCATGGTGTTCCAGAGCTACCATTTGTTCCCGCACATGAGCGTGCTCGACAACATCCTGCTCGGCCCGCTGAAAGTGCAAAAACGCGACCCACGCGAAGCCCGCGAGCAGGCAGAAAAACTGCTGGAACGCGTGGGCCTGGCCGACAAGCGCGATGCCTATCCGCGTCAGCTTTCCGGTGGTCAGCAACAACGCATCGCCATCGTCCGCTCGTTGTGCATGAACCCCCAGGTCATGCTGTTTGACGAAGTCACCGCCGCCCTCGACCCAGAGATGGTCAAGGAGGTGCTGGAGGTGATCCAGGGCTTGGCCCGCGATGGCATGACCCTGCTGATCGTCACCCACGAAATGGCCTTCGCCCGCGCCGTCGCCGACCGCGTGGTGTTTATGGAGGCCGGTCGCATCCTCGAACAAAACACCCCCGAGGAATTCTTTACGAACCCGCAAACCGCACGCGCGCAGCAGTTCCTGGAGAAGTTCTCCTTTGTTTCAACACTGCCCAAAAAGACCAAGGAACTGGAGCTGATATGAAAACTGCCAAGTTATTACTGCCACTGCTCGCCGTCGCATTGCTGGCCGGCTGCGATAAGAAGGCCGAAGCGCCCGCGAAACCCGCCGCCGCTGTGAGCTACATCGACAAGATCAAGGCGCGCGACAAGCTGATCGTCGGCGTGTTTACCGACAAGCCGCCGTTCGGCTTTGTGAACGAAGCCGGTCGCTACGTCGGCTTCGATACCGACATCGGCCGCCAATTCGCCAAGGACCTGCTGGGCGATGAAAACAAAGTCGAATTCGTCGCCGTCGAGCCGGCCAGCCGTATACCGTTTCTGCAAAGTGACAAAGTCGACCTGATCCTCGCCAACATGACCGTGACCCCGGAGCGCAAGGAAGCGGTGGACTTCACCAACCCCAACCTGAAAGTCGCGGTACAGGCGCTGGTGCCGCAGGACAGCTCGGTGAAAAGCCTGGATGACCTGGCCACCCGCACCACCATCGTCACCACCGGCACCACTGCCGATATCTGGCTGACCAAGAACCACCCGGACTGGAAACTGCTCAAGTTCGAGAAAAACTCCGAGTCACTGCAAGCGTTGTCGGCCGGTCGTGGGGACGCGTATGCACAGGACAACCTGGTGCTGTTCAGCTGGGCCAAGCAGAACCCGGGCTACCGCGTACTGGAACAGAAACTCGGTGATGAAGCGCCGATTGCGCCAGCGGTGAAGAAGGGCAATGTCGAACTGCGTGACTGGGTGAATACCGAGTTGGCGAAGTTGGGTGAAGAGAAGTTTTTGCTCAAGCTGTATGACCAATACGTGCGTAAAGAGCTGAGCGATGACACCAAGCCTGAGAGTGTGATTGTTGAAGGCGGGAAGTGGCAGGGTTGATCCTTCGCTGACGGTTACACCGGTATCGCAGGCAAACCAGCTCCCACAGGGGGTTGGCGGCGCTGGGTGGTCTTGTGGTACTGGCTTATGTAGCGGGCAGAGTGCGGCCAATCTGATAGACGCAGATCCAAAGGTGGGAGCGGGCTTGCTCGCGAAGGCGGTGTGTCAGTCGCTGGAAAAATCGACTGGTCTACCGCTTTCGCGAGCAAGCCCGCTCCCACAGGGGCTTGGCGGCGCTGGGTGGTCTTGTGGTACTGGCTTATGTAGCGGGCAGAGCGCGGCCAATCTGATAGACGCAGATCCAAAGGTGGGAGCGGGCTTGCTCGCGAAGGCGGTGTGTCAGTCGCTGGAAAAATCGACTGGTCTACCGCTTTCGCGGGCAAGCCCGCTCCCACAGGGGTTTGGCGGCGCTGGGTGGTCTTGTGGTACCGGCTTATGTAGCGGGCAGAGTGCGGCCAATCTGACAGACGCAGATCCAAAGGTGGGAGCGGGCTTGCTCGCGAAGGCGGTGTGTCAGTCGCTGGCAATATCGACTGATTTACCGCTATCGCGAGCAAGCCCGCTCCCACAGGGGTTTGGCGGCGCTGGGTGGTCTTGTGGTACTGGCTTATGTAGCGGGCAGAGTGCGGCCAATCTGATAGACGCAGATCCAAAGGTGGGAGCGGGCTTGCTCGCGAAGGCGGTGTGTCAGTCGCTGGAAAAATCGACTGGTCTACCGCTTTCGCGGGCAAGCCCGCTCCCACAGGGGTTTGGCGGCGCTGGGTGGTCTTGTGGTACCGGCTTATGTAGCGGGCAGAGTGCGGCCAATCTGACAGACGCAGATCCAAAGGTGGGAGCGGGCTTGCTCGCGAAGGCGGTGTGTCAGTCGCTGGCAATATCGACTGATTTACCGCTATCGCGAGCAAGCCCGCTCCCACAGGGGTTTGGCGGCGCTGGGTGGTCTTGTGGTACTGGCTTATGTAGCGGGCAGAGTGCGGCCAATCTGATAGACGCAGATCCAAAGGTGGGAGCGGGCTTGCTCGCGAAGGCGGTGTGTCAGTCGCTGGAAAAATCGACTGGTCTACCGCTATCGCGAGCAAGCCCGCTCCCACAGGGGTTTGGCGGCGCTGGGTGGTCTTGTGGTACTGGCTTATGTAGCGGGCAGAGCGCGGCCAATCTGACAGGCGCAGATCCAAATGTGGGAGCGGGCTTGCCCGCGATGAGGTCGCCACAGTCACCATTTATTCCGGCCAATGCCACGCCGGCGCATCCAAAATCCCTTGCCCCACAATCCGCGTCTCGCCCAGCACCTTCTCCAGCACAATCGAATTACACCCGTCATCCTGCTGCAACGCCGCAATCAACCGGCTGGCATGGGACACCACCCACACCTGGCACT is a window of Pseudomonas antarctica DNA encoding:
- a CDS encoding MotA/TolQ/ExbB proton channel family protein, whose protein sequence is MMALASPVESIESAVIWLLVAFSVATWGFALLKGVQFGRLKAQDRKFHNQFWAASSLDSAAELAETQPGAAARVAQAGYAAIQVGDAPHAADLSQAINHQDRLERALRQQIVRERRSLETGLAVVASIGSTSPFIGLFGTVWGIMEALKGISAAGSASLETVAGPIGAALVATGVGIAVAVPAVLVYNYFLRRLKLTAADLDDFAHDFYSLAQKNSFRVLLHPALTKSAAGNPQKVKEAS
- a CDS encoding ExbD/TolR family protein — translated: MAFSTQDSDEVLSEINVTPLVDVMLVLLVVFIVTAPLLTNAIPINLPKTQAVAPVEQKDPLVVSIDGAGKLFINKDEIQPDLLEFNLQAAKVKDPDVRVQLQADDGVNYGEVARAMASIERAGITKLSVITAR
- a CDS encoding alpha/beta hydrolase codes for the protein MHSESIRYLIVPGWQGSPEDHWQSHWQNSLPNSARVEQADWLTPRREDWVAALAEAIAADSTPVILIAHSLGCITVAHWAATAPVHFLRQVRGALLVAPADVERPACSPALRNFAPIPTDLLPFPSQVVGSDNDSAVSAPRALELARHWGAEAGILSGAGHINVKSGHQRWEQGFAYLYRLQSRLEHHARRTA
- a CDS encoding sigma 54-interacting transcriptional regulator encodes the protein MSHETFGQPLLTFPDAEKSPLSIRAKALVFVDPRSRQLREELESLAPRALPVLIRGETGSGKELLARHIHRGSDRAGLFVSVNCGAISPTYADAELFGYAAGSHSGAASSRAGWFGSANGGTLYLDEIGDLPLPIQVKLLAALENHEVTRVGAHQPSPVDVRLVAATSIDLAQAVAAGKFHERLFHYLSEGQLDLPALRERVGDILSLAEYFLGIYSQRLDLPVPLISDAAQRVLEHHSWPGNTRELENVIHFALLVSSGDEILPEHLNLPVAGSPLDQLQRIFASASPAEQQTLLKFLHEQNGIST
- a CDS encoding MetQ/NlpA family ABC transporter substrate-binding protein, with protein sequence MKKVLLFTALAAALTASFAQANEKLVVAATPIPHAEILELVKPTLAKEGVDLEIKVFTDYVQPNTQVAEKRLDANYFQTLPYLENFNKGKGTNLVTVIGVHVEPIGGYSKKIKNISELKDGATVAIPNEGSNSGRALLLLQKNGLITLKDPTNALSTPKDIASNPKHLKFKELESALLPRVLDQVDLDVINTNYALEAGLNPAKDALIIEDAKSPYVNFLVARPDNKDSDAIQKLAKALTSPEVKAFIEKKYNGAVVPAF
- a CDS encoding amino acid ABC transporter permease, with product MTFDFAFILSTLPAFLNAVGVTLQVGLIAIATSLLVALINAALLVFRTPYLSRLVALYVELARNTPLLIQLFFVYFALPALGFNISGFWAAIITMTFLGGAYLTEVLRAGVEAVPLAQIESGKSIGLSDWQLLRHVILPQAGILSLPALFANFIFLLKETTVVSAVAVPEILYTTKSYIALYYKTYEMLAVLTLICVLLFLPLSLLLSRLERRLQHGQFGS
- a CDS encoding amino acid ABC transporter permease encodes the protein MASSGLELLWVSLPQLGKGAAQTLSISFLSIVFSTVGGVLYGVLRTLNNQLINLVLRVYLELFRAIPVLVWLYLLFFGLPIFFGLSIPSFWCAVLVLSLWGASEVGEVVRGALHSLPRGQREAGLSIGLSDPQLYGYVLLPQALKRMTPPTINVYTRIIKTSSLAVLIGVVDVIKVGQQIIERTYESVLIYGVLFLFFFFICYPLSAASKVLERRWAQA
- a CDS encoding amino acid ABC transporter ATP-binding protein → MSALIEFQGFNKFFGEQQVLKGIDLRVQSGEVVVILGPSGCGKSTLLRCLNGLEVAHSGSLRFAGKELLDKHTDWRQVRQDVGMVFQSYHLFPHMSVLDNILLGPLKVQKRDPREAREQAEKLLERVGLADKRDAYPRQLSGGQQQRIAIVRSLCMNPQVMLFDEVTAALDPEMVKEVLEVIQGLARDGMTLLIVTHEMAFARAVADRVVFMEAGRILEQNTPEEFFTNPQTARAQQFLEKFSFVSTLPKKTKELELI
- a CDS encoding transporter substrate-binding domain-containing protein — protein: MKTAKLLLPLLAVALLAGCDKKAEAPAKPAAAVSYIDKIKARDKLIVGVFTDKPPFGFVNEAGRYVGFDTDIGRQFAKDLLGDENKVEFVAVEPASRIPFLQSDKVDLILANMTVTPERKEAVDFTNPNLKVAVQALVPQDSSVKSLDDLATRTTIVTTGTTADIWLTKNHPDWKLLKFEKNSESLQALSAGRGDAYAQDNLVLFSWAKQNPGYRVLEQKLGDEAPIAPAVKKGNVELRDWVNTELAKLGEEKFLLKLYDQYVRKELSDDTKPESVIVEGGKWQG